Below is a window of Homo sapiens chromosome 15 genomic patch of type FIX, GRCh38.p14 PATCHES HG2198_PATCH DNA.
GGATTGCCCTGCTCCCCTCCTCATTCAGGCGCCCCATCCAGAGATCCCCTGAGCTCCCTCCTTCCCTGGAAGCCCCTCAGAACACAATTGGGATGCAGTGTGAGCCAGGCTAGAAAGAGGGTGGACCTCCAGAGGAGGGCCCTGCAGACTAGCACAGCAGAGAGGGCCTTCCCCTGAAGAAGGGCCACCTGGGGCAACACTTCCCAGCTCCTAGCCCCAGGATCCGTCGAATTATTTCCCCATACCGCCAAAGATTCTGCCTctgcaaagcaaacaaacaaaaatactttgATTAAATCAATGATCTGGGGCCAGgcgcaatggttcatgcctgtaatcccagcactttgggaggccgaggagggcagatcacttgaggtcaggagttcaagaccagcctggccaacatggtgaaaccccatctctactaaaaatacaaaaattagctgggcatggtggcgggcacctataatcccagctacttgggaggctgaggcaggagaatcacttgagcccaggaggcagaggttgctgtgagccaagattgtgccactgtactccggcctgggtgacagagggagactccgcctcaaaataaataaataaataaatgatttggaGGTTTTCTTCCCCATCGATATTAACCAAAAGCCACCTAAAACTGCCAATCAGCCTCTGATAAGCAGAAAGGACCAGGTAACACCATATCAGGCCAGCCCAAAGCAAGGGATTTCCCTGAGCCTGCCTGTGCAACCTCACCCAGGGCCCctgtgtgcccagccctgtgcttAGCCTTCACCGCTGAGGGTCTCAGGGGCAGGAGGGTGTTTCTAGGAGCCTTTAGAATGCAATGAAAGCTGGGCTGGCCTTTCAGGAAGCCTGAGGTCATCCAGGAGTCTGGATGAGACTGAGAAGGCAACCTAGGGAGGGGAAACAGCCAGATCAAAGGCCCAGGGAGTGAGAAGAATTCCAGGatcagagaagggaggaagagagagaggtgaggagCTGAAATACACTGAAGACAAATGAGGAGTTAGAGAGAACGTTGAGGTCAGGTTCTAAAGAGCCTAGAAGGACAGCCTGTGTGCACCTGATCCCACTGGTGGTAGGGAGCCATTGAAGGCTTGGGAGTAGAGGGGAGGGGTGGCAGATTGAAGCAAAATGCTGGAGCAGATCAGGACAGGGACATGGGAAGCAGGAGAGCCCATCTCACCAACATCTGTGGCCGTGTCTCTAGGCTTCCCTATGCTCTCAGCCTCTGGCCTTCCCTTGGGTTCTATGGGAGAGAACCTGCCGGTTGAACTTTACTCGGTGCTGCTGGCAGAAAACGCGAAGCTGCGGACGGAGCTGGATAAGAACCGCCACCAGCAGGCCCCCATCATTCTGCAGCAACAGGCCCTGCCGGTAAGAGGCCCTTGACCTGGGCCTGCCTATGCCGGTCACTGGGTGCCCAGAAATCACCCATGGTACAACCCAAGTTGAAGATCAAGACCAGGAGCTAAGCTTCCCAGGGTCTCCAGTCTGCCTGGGGGCTCCTGGAATCAGCTCTCAGGCCTTGGTCTTTTTCTCCTGCGGAATGTGTGTCCCCGAACACTTCACCTTTAACCTCATCTAGCATCCCAGGAGAAAGCAAGCCCCTTGTTGACCCTTGGTCCCTGAACCCTGACCCCTTTTTCACCTGGCTGGCCTCCACCTGGACCCTACACAGGCCTCTCAAAACTCCCTTCTGGAGCATTCCCTGGTCTTGGTGCAGCCTTGGAGAGCCCTTTTCCATCCCAGGTGGACCCCGGGGAGTTGGGAGCAGGAGGAGACTTGACAGAGAGGCTACAAGAGACGCATGGCCCAGGCCACTCAGAGTGCACAGAGACCCTGCCCGCACAGGTGGGTGGCCCAGGGCCCAGAAATGCCCAGGCCCTGCTCCACCTCTGAAGATGCTTCAGGGGCCCCTTGCTTTACATAAACCCCAAAGCAGAACATTTGGAATCACAGAATattgggcagggcaggggcacaGGAGAGTTTTCTCTCCATCCCAGGACTCGCCGGAGGTGAGTTCTGTTGAAAGCACACCTGACTCATGGACATCCAGGTAAAGTGTGAGGGATGAGGTCAACTGCCTCACAGGTTCTTCACTTCACTCAAAGACTCCCAGTGCGTTAATTATAGGGGGCTCCCTAAtgcattttacattaaaaaaaatgttgtgtCAAAACTTCGTATTCTCAAAATCTGTGTGGGAAACAGCTGTGAAAAAAGCACATGCCAGACCCTGTTCTGAACTTCCAGAAGAGGGTTCGGCCCAGGTCTGACGCTCTGCCTCGGGAGCTCAGTCTGAACTCAGGCCTGACTGGTTTCTTCCTCAATACCTTATGGTTTCCCAAGCTCACACTGCCACAGCCTCCAGCTGGGGCCAAATGTGAGTTTGTGCTTTGCCCACAGGATCTCCTCTCTGGTACTTCAGACAAGTTCAACCTCCTGGCCAAGCTGGAACACGCTCAGAGCCGGATCCTGTCCCTGGAAAGCCAGGTGGGTGAGATGCAGGAGTTGATGAGGCTGGATCAGGCTCACCACACAGCCTATAACCAGGGCTCAGTGTGTGAGCAGAGTCTAGGCTCAATCTATGACCAGGATCAAGGCTTAGTGTGTGGCCAGGGTCGGGGTTCAGTGTGCAACCAGGGTCAGGGCTCAGTGTACAACCAGGGTTAGGGTTCAGTGTGTAACCAGGGTCAGGGTTCAGTGTACAACCAGGGTTAGAGTTCAGTGTGTTACCAGGGTTAGGGTTCAATGTGCAACCAGGGTCAGGGTTCAGTGTACAACCAGGGTTAGGGTTCAGTGTGTGACCAGGGTCAGGGTTCAGTGTACAATCAGGGTCAGGGCTCAGTGTACAACCAGGGTTAGGGTTCAGTGTGTGACCAGGGTCAGGGTTCAGTGTACATCCAGGGTCAGGGTTCAGTGTGTGACCAGGGTTAGGGTTCAGTGTGTGACCAGGGTCAGGGTTCAGTGTACAACCAGGGTCAGGGTTCAGTGTGCGACCAGGGTTAGGGTTCAGTATACAACCAGGGTCAGGGTTCAGTGTGCAGCCAGGGTTAGGATTCAGTGTGTGACCAGAGTCAGCGTTCAGTGTGCAACCAGGGTCAGGGTTCCGTGTACAACGAGGTTAGGGTTCTGTGTATGACCAGGGTTAGGGTTCTGTGTATGACCAGGGTTAGGGTTCAGTGTATATCCAGGGTCAGGGTTCATTGTGTGACCAGGGTCAGGCTCTGTCTATGACCAGAATCAGGGATCAGTGTGGACTCAGGATCAGAGCTCAGTATGTTGTTGAAATGTCCATCTGTGTCTTGGTCAGGCTGCCTGACTGTTTGGCCCCCTCACCCTCACCCCGCCACCCCTGAGGTCTCGGGAAGGTGTCAAGCCCACATGGCCCAGAGCTTTGCTTTCTGCCTGGACAGCAGGCTCAGGCCCTGGTTGTCCTGGCCATCAGGGATTAGCCCTGCTGCCCATGGTCCTCCAATTGTCCCTCTCTGTGTCTGCAGTTAGAGGACTCAGCTCGACGCTGGGGACGAGAGAAGCAGGATCTGGCCACACGGCTGCAGGAGCAAGAAAAAGGTTTCAGGCACCCCTCGAACTCCATCATCATAGAACAGCCTGTGAGTGACCCCCCTGGAGTAGCTCCCAGGGGTTCAGGTGGTGGAGCAGGAAGCCACCGCACCCCCAAAGTCACTGGGCCCTGAGAAAAGCCATTGTGGAGCCAACTCCAGGGCTGGGGGTCAGGAGTCCTAGGCTCCCATTCCTGCTCCATTACCAACCGAAGGCTCGGTCTTAATTCCCCCACCTGTCTAAGGGGAACAGAAAACCCCTGCCAAAACTACCCTTTCCCCCATGGGGTGCTGTGAAACTCAAGGAGATGACTGTGGATGAGGGGTCCATGCAGGCATCTCCAGGATGCCCTGACACTGTGCTTTAGGACTGGCTGCGCTCATGGGCAGAGTAGCTTGTGGCCCTACCCCCCTGAATCCATAGAGCCTAAGATTCTCAAATTAGCACACCCTTCTCAGATGGCCACGATGTAGGCTCCACTTTGCCAACTTCCCGAGAACAAACAGGCCTGCTCACAACTGCCCCTCAAGTTCAACCCCGGGACCGCCCAGCCCCGCAAAGCAAAGACCCTGACTTCTCCTGCTCTTGAGCCAGCTGTGCTTTGCCCGTGGCCAGAAGCTCAGCAGCGGCTCCTGGGAAAGGCCTGGAAAGGATGAGGGAACAGGCAAGGAACAAAGGCAACCTTTGCACACTCACCTGAGCCCTGGGGACCCTTGGAGAAATTAGGTGTCACCTGCTGTGGCAAAATGGGTTtagaaatctttgccaggtcatGGCCCACTGGATTCTGGATACTCTGAGGCCTGGTTTGTCAGGCAATATGCCCTTGAGCAGGTCACCCCCTGGGAATGGGGGGTACTCACGCACCCCGCTTTGCACACCACAGAGTGCCCTCACCCACTCCATGGACCTCAAGCAGCCCTCAGAGCTGGAGCCCCTGCTGCCCAGCTCAGACTCTAAGCTCAACAAGCCCTTGAGCCCCCAGAAGGAGACCGCTAACTCTCAGCAGACCTGAGCCCCAGAGCAGGCCTCCTTCCCTGTGTGCTGGGGAGTCTCATCACCGCCCCCTAAAAATGACGTTATTAAATGTTGTAGCTCTGTGAGCATTTTCCTCTTTCCTGGAGCAGGGCAGCCTGGGggccctgcttcctcctcctAGACCTCActctgggcctgggcctgggtctTCTGCTGCAGCCTTACAGCCTCCCGCCTGCCCCAGGAGCCAGCATCTTTGGAAAGCCAAGGGCCACAGTGGACCCAGGAGGGTGGAGAGAAGAGGCCTTCCAAAGCAGGGGCCAGGGAGACGGGCCCCTTCCAGACCCGGAGAAGAAGCAAGGCCACCAGAGACCAGCTCTGTTGGGAAATACGAGGGAGGCTTGTCCTTTTCATCTGCCCCAAAACATCTATCATGTCTGATATTCCTTCTTTCAAGTTTGGTTTGTCTGTCTCTTGGAAAGGGAAAGACTTGGAGGCTTGAAGCCTTCCTGTGGCAGTCACGTATCATTGTGAAATACTCCATTAAGCCACTAGGCTGAGCTGGCAATGATGTGTCCAAATGTAGCCGGGGCAGGAGAGCAGATTGGGCCAGGGGAAAGGAGGCACCTACAGGGAGTCAGGAGGCCCAGGTTCTGGGGGCAAacaggctgtgtgacctcaagGGACCCAAGCAAcctctctggacttcagtttccccatctattcCATGTAGAGCTTGACCTCATTGGCTGTAAGCCTCTTTCCAGCTATAACATTTCTGAGTCAAAGCTGACTCAGgaccagagaagaaaaaggacacAGGAAGGAAAGACAAAGACAACAGGGAAGAGGATTTTGTGGTGGGGAAAGCAGAAGGGCTCCAAGAGTGGATCCAGATCCCACAGCTTCGGGCAGGAGAGGCCAGGCCAGCTGGACCACTGGCCTCAGCTGGACTAGCTCCCCCACCTGCCTGCAGGACTTAGACTTGGATAGCCGAGGGCCAAGAGGaatcaggtcaggagttgggaGACCCCAAGGGATTAGGGGGCGGAAGTCGAGACCAGTGTCATTCAGTCCAAATGACAAACCAGCGGCTCTGCTGCAGAATAGtatccccacctcccacccttggACAAGGGGGCGCAAGCCCCCAGAGCAAGAACACGAGGCCTGGAGCAAGCCCAGAGGAGGCCCGGGAATGGTAAAGGAAGCAGGCTGGCCTCTCATCCCCAGTCAGCCACCTCACACCAGCCCTTCAGTAGCAGGGGTTCTCACCCACAGTTCTCGGCCTTTGCCATGCCCAGGACTCTGGCTGGGCCTTGGCAGGAAGTCCTCATGCCCCACAGGGAACTCCCACCCAGAGTTCACCCAAGCAGAGCCCTGTGCGAGCCTTACCCCTGTGGGGCAGGTCCACTCAGAAAGGCAGTACTGGCCCACACTTCTTGGGGCCACCCACAGAACTCCCCAGTTCTCCTTTGTCCTTCTGCCTGATGCTTCTGTAGCTCCTGGCACAGTAGCAGTTGcctcccctcctctgccccaCTCTGCCTCACCCCTTGCCCCAGGGAGCCTGGAGTTGATTCTGCTGGCTCCTGAACTGCCATGGGTGAGGGGGTCCCAGCAGAGGTGGCTTCAAGTGTGGCTACCTGGGGTCTCCTGAGCATGCCCAGATCCTGCTTTAACACAGGAAGCATCTCCACGGGAGTGATGAACACCTAATGAGTCTGATGGAACGCAAGACACCACATGGTTCAGCTGTTTATTGTCTCCATGGGGTGGGTGAAGAGGAGTGGCCCAGCTGAGCTGAGGAAGGTGACCACTGAGAA
It encodes the following:
- the CCDC33 gene encoding coiled-coil domain-containing protein 33 isoform 2 (isoform 2 is encoded by transcript variant 2) is translated as MGEPGPPSPPAPKAAPGLIDSFSEMNNYRRAMQKMAEDILSLRRQASILEGENRILRSRLAQQEEEEGQGKASEAQNTVSMKQKLLLSELDMKKLRDRVQHLQNELIRKNDREKELLLLYQAQQPQAALLKQYQGKLQKMKALEETVRHQEKVIEKMERVLEDRLQDRSKPPPLNRQQGKPYTGFPMLSASGLPLGSMGENLPVELYSVLLAENAKLRTELDKNRHQQAPIILQQQALPVDPGELGAGGDLTERLQETHGPGHSECTETLPAQDLLSGTSDKFNLLAKLEHAQSRILSLESQLEDSARRWGREKQDLATRLQEQEKGFRHPSNSIIIEQPVSDPPGVAPRGSGGGAGSHRTPKVTGP